From Streptomyces durmitorensis, a single genomic window includes:
- the lexA gene encoding transcriptional repressor LexA produces MTTTADSATITAQDRQSRLEPVHAMNDASTNQEGPKPTRSLPGRPPGIRADSSGLTDRQRRVIEVIRDSVQRRGYPPSMREIGQAVGLSSTSSVAHQLMALERKGFLRRDPHRPRAYEVRGSDQPSSQPTDTAGKPAASYVPLVGRIAAGGPILAEESVEDVFPLPRQLVGDGELFVLKVVGDSMIEAAICDGDWVTVRRQPVAENGDIVAAMLDGEATVKRFKREDGHVWLLPHNSAYQPIPGDEATILGKVVAVLRRV; encoded by the coding sequence GTGACCACCACCGCAGACAGCGCCACCATCACTGCCCAGGACCGCCAGAGCCGACTCGAGCCGGTGCATGCCATGAATGACGCAAGCACGAACCAGGAGGGCCCCAAGCCCACACGCTCCCTACCGGGCCGACCTCCTGGTATCCGCGCCGACAGCTCGGGGCTCACCGACCGGCAGCGCCGGGTCATCGAGGTCATCAGGGACTCGGTGCAGCGGCGGGGCTACCCGCCGTCGATGCGGGAGATCGGGCAGGCGGTTGGCCTCTCCAGCACCTCGTCGGTGGCCCACCAGCTGATGGCCCTGGAGCGCAAGGGCTTCCTGCGCCGCGACCCGCACCGCCCGCGTGCGTACGAGGTGCGCGGCTCGGACCAGCCGAGCAGCCAGCCCACGGACACGGCAGGCAAGCCCGCCGCTTCGTACGTCCCGCTGGTCGGCCGCATCGCGGCCGGTGGCCCGATCCTCGCCGAGGAGTCGGTGGAGGACGTCTTCCCGCTCCCCAGGCAGCTGGTCGGCGACGGTGAGCTGTTCGTCCTCAAGGTCGTCGGTGACTCGATGATCGAGGCCGCGATCTGCGACGGCGACTGGGTGACGGTGCGCCGCCAGCCCGTCGCGGAGAACGGCGACATCGTCGCCGCCATGCTCGACGGCGAAGCGACGGTCAAGCGGTTCAAGCGCGAAGACGGACACGTGTGGCTACTGCCTCACAACTCCGCGTATCAGCCCATCCCCGGTGACGAGGCGACGATCCTCGGCAAGGTGGTGGCGGTGCTGCGGCGGGTGTGA
- a CDS encoding IucA/IucC family protein, which translates to MPNPSVPPTSREPSALYDPPELTPDRWASGGRRLLAKMVGEFAYEEIIKPAPAGPGDTDSYSLDLDGGDHDDCEEGDSSGPGESSGPGEPGRPRAARLLFRARRGSYGSWHVDPASLALAEGEGPPLPFSDPLRFLTRARRTLGIDGATLGHLIRELTVTLAADARLDQTALSASQLADLGYAELEGHQTGHPWLVLNKGRIGFSASDAARWAPEARLTARLPWIAVHTGLAAYRGVAGLDTAERLYSRELTPATRESFADILRARGLDPHAYLYLPVHPWQWDDVVLPLFAPSVAAGRIVPLTTDGDLRLPQQSIRTFLNMSRPDRHTVKLPLSVLNTLVWRGLPTERTLAAPAVTAWMHALREADPFLRDECRVILLGEVASVTVAHPLYDDLPEVPYQYKELLGAIWREPITRYLAPDERARTLASLLHTDPQGKAFVAELVERSGLAPEVWLRHLFAALLPPLLQFLYRYGTVFSPHGENAIVVFDDKDVPVRLAVKDFVDDINVSAEALPEHASMPDDVRDVLLTERPDFLTQFIHSGLFVGVFRYLAPLCHEQLGIPESDFWSLVRAEILRHQARAPQLKERYEMFDLLTPRIERLCLNRNRLHLDGYRDRPERPHAAVHGSVPNPLHRP; encoded by the coding sequence GTGCCGAATCCGTCCGTCCCTCCGACGTCCCGCGAACCGTCCGCTCTCTACGACCCGCCCGAGCTGACCCCGGACAGGTGGGCGAGCGGCGGGCGCCGCCTCCTCGCCAAGATGGTCGGTGAGTTCGCCTATGAGGAGATCATCAAGCCCGCCCCCGCCGGACCGGGCGACACGGACAGCTACAGCCTCGACCTCGACGGCGGTGACCATGACGATTGCGAAGAAGGCGACAGCAGCGGACCCGGCGAGAGCAGCGGACCCGGCGAACCCGGGCGGCCGAGAGCGGCCCGCCTCCTTTTCCGTGCCCGCCGCGGCTCGTACGGAAGCTGGCACGTCGACCCGGCCAGCCTGGCCCTGGCCGAGGGCGAAGGGCCGCCGCTCCCCTTCAGCGACCCCCTCCGCTTCCTCACCCGGGCCCGCCGCACCCTGGGAATCGACGGCGCCACGCTCGGCCACCTCATCCGCGAGCTGACCGTCACGCTCGCCGCCGACGCCAGGCTCGACCAGACCGCCCTCAGCGCATCGCAGCTCGCCGACCTCGGCTACGCGGAACTCGAAGGCCATCAGACCGGCCACCCCTGGCTCGTCCTCAACAAGGGCCGCATCGGCTTCTCCGCGAGCGACGCCGCGCGCTGGGCGCCCGAGGCCCGCCTGACCGCGCGGCTTCCCTGGATCGCGGTCCACACCGGCCTCGCTGCCTACCGAGGCGTCGCCGGCCTGGACACGGCGGAGCGGCTGTACTCACGTGAGCTCACCCCCGCCACCCGGGAGTCCTTCGCGGACATACTCAGGGCACGCGGCCTCGACCCGCACGCCTATCTCTACTTGCCGGTCCACCCGTGGCAGTGGGACGACGTCGTCCTGCCCCTCTTCGCCCCTTCCGTCGCCGCGGGGAGGATCGTGCCCCTCACCACCGACGGCGATCTGCGGCTGCCCCAGCAGTCCATTCGTACGTTCCTGAACATGTCCCGTCCCGACCGGCACACCGTCAAGCTGCCGCTGTCGGTCCTCAACACCCTGGTGTGGCGCGGACTCCCGACCGAGCGCACCCTGGCCGCCCCCGCCGTCACCGCCTGGATGCACGCACTGCGCGAAGCGGACCCCTTCCTGCGTGACGAATGCCGGGTGATCCTGCTCGGCGAGGTCGCGTCGGTGACCGTCGCCCACCCGCTGTACGACGACCTTCCCGAGGTCCCTTACCAGTACAAGGAACTGCTCGGCGCGATCTGGCGCGAACCGATCACCCGGTATCTCGCGCCCGACGAGCGCGCCCGCACGCTTGCCTCCTTACTGCACACCGACCCGCAGGGCAAGGCCTTCGTCGCCGAGCTGGTCGAGCGCTCAGGCCTGGCCCCCGAGGTCTGGCTGCGGCACCTCTTCGCGGCGCTGCTGCCTCCGCTCCTGCAGTTCCTCTACCGGTACGGCACCGTGTTCTCCCCTCACGGGGAGAACGCCATCGTCGTCTTCGACGACAAGGACGTGCCCGTCCGGCTCGCGGTGAAGGACTTCGTCGACGACATCAACGTCAGCGCCGAGGCACTTCCGGAGCACGCGTCGATGCCGGACGACGTCCGCGACGTACTGCTCACCGAACGCCCCGACTTCCTCACGCAGTTCATCCACTCCGGGCTCTTCGTGGGCGTCTTCCGCTATCTCGCCCCGCTCTGCCACGAGCAGCTGGGTATCCCGGAGAGCGACTTCTGGTCCCTCGTCCGTGCCGAGATCCTCCGCCATCAGGCGCGCGCCCCGCAGCTCAAGGAGCGGTACGAGATGTTCGACCTGCTGACCCCGCGCATCGAGCGGCTCTGTCTGAACCGGAACCGGCTTCACCTCGACGGATACCGTGACCGCCCAGAGCGCCCGCACGCCGCCGTGCACGGGAGCGTGCCGAACCCCCTCCACCGGCCGTGA
- a CDS encoding ATP-dependent DNA helicase, which translates to MTKPSLPELLHAAVTAVGGTERPGQVTMAETVAEAIDDGSHLLIQAGTGTGKSLGYLVPALAHGERVVVATATLALQRQLVERDLPRTVDALHPLLRRRPQFAMLKGRSNYLCLHRLHEGVPQEEEEGPGLFDQFEAAAPTSKLGQDLLRMRDWADETETGDRDALTPGVSDRAWSQVSVSSRECLGATKCAYGAECFAEAARERAKLSEVVVTNHALLAIDAIEGAPVLPQHEVLIVDEAHELVSRVTGVATGELTPGQVNRAVRRAAKLVNEKAADQLQTASEGFERVMELALPGRIEEIPEDLGYALMALRDAARTVISALGSTRDKSVQDEDAVRKQALASVESIHDVAERIANGSEWDVVWYERHDRFGASLRVAPMSVSGLLREKLFSDRSVVLTSATLKLGGDFNGVGASLGLAPEGTESEDAPVWKGLDVGSPFDYRKQGILYVAQHLARPGREGTRSDMIDELAELIEAAGGRTLGLFSSMRAAQNAAEELRGRLDVPILLQGEETLGELIKNFAADEQTCLFGTLSLWQGVDVPGVSCQLVVMDKIPFPRPDDPLMSARQKAVDDNGGNGFMAIAATHAALLMAQGAGRLVRASEDRGVVAVLDPRLATARYGSYLRASLPDFWYTTDRNQVRRSLSAIDAAAKAGPMVAAEEQATEE; encoded by the coding sequence ATGACAAAGCCCTCCCTTCCCGAGCTCCTGCACGCCGCCGTCACCGCCGTCGGCGGCACAGAGCGCCCTGGCCAGGTGACCATGGCCGAGACCGTCGCCGAGGCGATCGACGACGGCTCCCACCTGCTGATCCAGGCCGGTACCGGCACGGGCAAGTCCCTCGGCTATCTGGTGCCCGCCCTCGCGCACGGCGAGCGCGTCGTGGTCGCGACGGCCACGCTGGCGCTGCAGCGCCAGCTCGTGGAGCGTGACCTGCCGCGCACGGTGGACGCCCTGCATCCGCTGCTGCGCCGCCGCCCTCAGTTCGCCATGCTCAAGGGCCGCTCGAACTACCTCTGCCTGCACCGCCTCCACGAGGGAGTGCCGCAGGAAGAGGAGGAGGGCCCAGGTCTCTTCGACCAGTTCGAGGCCGCCGCCCCCACCAGCAAGCTCGGCCAGGACCTGCTGCGGATGCGCGACTGGGCGGACGAGACCGAGACGGGCGACCGGGACGCCCTCACGCCCGGCGTCTCCGACCGCGCCTGGTCGCAGGTGTCCGTCTCCTCCAGGGAGTGCCTGGGGGCGACGAAGTGCGCGTACGGAGCGGAGTGCTTCGCCGAGGCGGCGCGTGAGCGGGCCAAGCTCTCCGAGGTCGTGGTCACCAACCACGCGCTCCTTGCGATCGATGCCATCGAGGGCGCCCCGGTCCTTCCCCAGCACGAGGTACTGATCGTGGACGAGGCCCATGAGCTGGTCTCCCGGGTCACCGGCGTCGCCACCGGAGAGCTCACCCCGGGCCAGGTCAACCGCGCTGTGCGCCGAGCCGCCAAGCTCGTCAACGAAAAGGCGGCCGATCAGCTCCAGACCGCGTCCGAGGGCTTCGAGCGGGTGATGGAGCTGGCACTGCCCGGCCGCATCGAGGAGATCCCCGAGGACCTCGGGTATGCGCTGATGGCCCTGCGCGACGCGGCCCGCACGGTCATCTCGGCGCTCGGCTCCACCCGCGACAAGTCGGTCCAGGACGAGGACGCCGTACGCAAACAGGCCCTCGCCTCCGTCGAGTCGATCCACGACGTGGCGGAGCGCATCGCGAACGGCTCCGAGTGGGACGTCGTCTGGTACGAGCGCCACGACCGCTTCGGAGCCTCGCTGCGCGTGGCGCCCATGTCCGTTTCGGGCCTGCTCCGCGAGAAGCTCTTCAGCGACCGTTCCGTCGTCCTCACATCGGCCACCCTCAAGCTCGGCGGCGACTTCAACGGAGTGGGGGCTTCCTTGGGGCTCGCTCCCGAGGGCACCGAGTCCGAAGACGCCCCGGTGTGGAAGGGCCTCGACGTCGGCTCACCCTTCGACTACCGCAAGCAGGGGATTCTGTACGTCGCCCAGCACCTGGCAAGGCCGGGCCGTGAGGGCACGCGCAGCGACATGATCGACGAGCTGGCGGAGCTGATCGAGGCGGCGGGTGGCCGCACGCTCGGCCTGTTCTCGTCCATGCGTGCCGCTCAGAACGCCGCCGAGGAGCTCCGGGGCCGGCTCGACGTGCCCATCCTGCTCCAAGGCGAGGAGACGCTGGGTGAGCTGATCAAGAACTTCGCGGCGGACGAGCAGACCTGTCTGTTCGGGACGCTTTCGCTGTGGCAGGGCGTCGATGTGCCGGGCGTCAGCTGCCAGTTGGTGGTCATGGACAAGATCCCGTTCCCGCGTCCCGACGACCCGCTGATGAGCGCCCGCCAGAAGGCGGTGGACGACAACGGAGGCAATGGCTTCATGGCCATCGCCGCGACGCACGCGGCGCTCCTGATGGCGCAGGGCGCGGGACGGCTCGTGCGGGCATCAGAGGACCGTGGAGTGGTCGCGGTCCTGGACCCACGGCTCGCGACCGCGCGCTACGGCAGCTATCTGCGGGCCTCGCTTCCCGACTTCTGGTACACGACGGACCGCAATCAGGTGCGCCGCTCCTTGTCCGCGATCGACGCGGCGGCCAAGGCCGGACCCATGGTTGCCGCCGAGGAGCAGGCCACCGAGGAGTAG
- a CDS encoding diaminobutyrate--2-oxoglutarate transaminase family protein, which yields MAVTEPAPAAISAAHSAAHEGILRRQSARESAARTYARALPIVPVRARGLTIEGADGQRYLDCLSGAGTLALGHNHPVVLEAIRKVLESGAPLHVLDLATPVKDAFTTELFRTLPRALADRARIQFCGPAGTDAVEAALKLVRTATGRDGMLAFTGAYHGMTAGALDVSGGAQDVRVARLPYPQDYRCPFGIGGADGAELAARWTESLLDDPKSGVPLPAGMILEPVQGEGGVIPAPDGWLRRMREITAARTIPLIADEVQTGVGRTGTFWAVEHSGVVPDVMVLSKAIGGSLPLAVVVYRDDLDVWPPGAHAGTFRGNQLAMAAGAATLEYVRENGLAERAGVLGTRMLTQLRSLAAEHPCIGDVRGRGLMLGVELVDPAAAAPVPGPRSVNHGPVPPAGSAGSSGSAGVSGGTSGGTSAGHPLPAGAAGAAGAARPLALDRFPRPLPPAPELAAAVQRECLHRGLIVELGGRHSSVVRLLPPLTITDEQAAAILDRLADAISAAARPHHG from the coding sequence GTGGCCGTGACCGAGCCGGCGCCCGCGGCGATTTCCGCGGCGCACTCCGCAGCACACGAGGGGATCCTGCGACGCCAGTCGGCGCGCGAGTCGGCGGCGCGCACCTATGCGCGAGCCCTGCCGATCGTGCCCGTGCGGGCGCGCGGCCTGACGATCGAGGGCGCCGACGGACAGCGCTACCTCGACTGCCTCTCGGGTGCGGGGACCCTGGCCCTCGGGCACAACCATCCGGTCGTGCTCGAAGCGATCAGAAAGGTCCTCGAATCGGGGGCACCGCTGCACGTCCTCGACCTGGCCACACCGGTCAAGGACGCTTTCACCACCGAGCTGTTCCGCACACTGCCCCGCGCGCTCGCGGACCGCGCCCGGATCCAGTTCTGCGGCCCCGCAGGCACGGACGCGGTGGAGGCCGCGCTCAAACTCGTGCGTACGGCGACGGGGCGCGACGGCATGCTCGCCTTCACCGGCGCCTACCACGGGATGACGGCAGGGGCGCTCGACGTGTCCGGCGGCGCACAGGACGTACGCGTCGCGCGCCTGCCCTACCCGCAGGACTACCGCTGCCCGTTCGGCATCGGCGGTGCGGACGGTGCCGAACTCGCGGCCCGCTGGACCGAGAGCCTCCTCGACGATCCCAAGTCGGGTGTGCCGCTACCGGCCGGGATGATCCTCGAACCGGTGCAGGGCGAGGGCGGCGTGATCCCCGCCCCCGACGGCTGGCTGCGCCGGATGCGCGAGATCACCGCCGCCCGCACGATCCCGCTCATTGCGGACGAGGTCCAGACCGGCGTGGGGCGCACCGGCACCTTCTGGGCCGTCGAGCACAGTGGCGTCGTCCCGGACGTGATGGTGCTCTCCAAGGCCATCGGCGGCAGCCTGCCCCTGGCCGTCGTGGTCTACCGCGACGACCTCGACGTCTGGCCGCCCGGCGCCCACGCGGGCACCTTCCGCGGCAACCAGCTCGCCATGGCGGCGGGCGCGGCCACCCTTGAGTACGTCCGTGAGAACGGCCTCGCGGAACGCGCGGGAGTCCTTGGCACCCGCATGCTCACCCAGCTGCGCTCCCTGGCCGCCGAGCATCCCTGCATCGGCGACGTCCGCGGCAGAGGCCTGATGCTCGGCGTCGAACTCGTGGACCCGGCCGCCGCGGCCCCCGTACCGGGCCCGCGGTCGGTGAACCACGGGCCTGTTCCGCCGGCGGGCAGCGCAGGCAGTTCGGGCAGCGCAGGCGTATCGGGTGGCACTTCGGGTGGCACTTCGGCCGGTCACCCTCTGCCTGCCGGAGCTGCCGGAGCTGCCGGAGCCGCCCGCCCGCTGGCCCTCGACCGCTTCCCGCGGCCGCTACCCCCGGCACCCGAACTCGCTGCCGCGGTGCAACGGGAATGCCTGCACCGCGGACTCATCGTCGAGCTGGGCGGACGGCACTCCAGCGTCGTACGCCTCCTTCCTCCACTCACGATCACGGACGAGCAAGCGGCCGCCATCCTGGACCGCCTCGCCGACGCGATCTCCGCCGCAGCGCGTCCGCACCACGGATAG
- a CDS encoding GNAT family N-acetyltransferase has translation MPPPPPDASADAGTETTPESSNAARAAHKAADRAADKADVQDTLDLRLPDELIALFGTSGTDEAEAVQGVGAQGVQVAQGVGVGAGGIDAGARTADRAPAPSAASSADDLLDNVSDWGPATTSAGVFQLVPVRVERDLPLISRWMNDPAVAAFWELAGADDVTQTHLRDQIDGDGRSVPCLGVLDGTPMSYWEVYRADLDALARHYPARPHDTGLHLLIGGVADRGRGLGTSLLRAVADLVLDHRAACARVIAEPDLRNTPSVSAFLSAGFRFAAEVDLPDKRAALMVRDRALRAVL, from the coding sequence GTGCCTCCGCCTCCCCCCGACGCGAGCGCCGACGCCGGAACCGAGACGACCCCCGAGTCCTCCAACGCCGCCAGAGCAGCCCACAAGGCAGCTGACAGGGCAGCTGACAAGGCAGACGTCCAAGACACCCTGGACCTGCGCCTCCCGGACGAGCTCATCGCCCTGTTCGGCACGAGCGGCACGGATGAGGCAGAGGCCGTGCAGGGCGTGGGCGCGCAGGGCGTGCAAGTCGCGCAGGGCGTGGGCGTGGGTGCGGGGGGTATCGATGCCGGCGCGCGCACGGCCGACCGTGCCCCGGCACCGTCGGCCGCCTCGTCAGCCGACGATCTGCTCGACAACGTCTCCGACTGGGGCCCCGCGACCACCTCTGCCGGTGTCTTCCAACTCGTACCCGTACGCGTCGAACGCGACCTCCCTCTCATTAGCCGGTGGATGAACGACCCCGCCGTGGCGGCGTTCTGGGAACTGGCCGGAGCCGATGACGTCACACAGACGCATCTGCGCGACCAGATCGACGGAGACGGACGCAGCGTCCCGTGCCTCGGCGTTCTGGACGGCACACCGATGAGCTACTGGGAGGTCTACCGCGCGGACCTCGACGCCCTGGCCCGCCACTACCCGGCCCGCCCGCACGACACCGGTCTTCACCTCCTCATCGGCGGTGTCGCCGATCGCGGCCGGGGGCTCGGCACCTCTCTGCTGAGAGCCGTCGCCGACCTTGTGCTCGATCACCGCGCCGCATGCGCACGCGTCATCGCAGAACCCGACCTGCGCAACACCCCCTCCGTCTCCGCGTTTCTCAGCGCCGGCTTCCGATTCGCCGCCGAGGTGGATCTGCCCGACAAACGTGCGGCGCTCATGGTCCGTGACCGGGCCCTGCGCGCAGTGCTCTGA
- the nrdR gene encoding transcriptional regulator NrdR: MHCPFCRHPDSRVVDSRTTDDGTSIRRRRQCPDCSRRFTTVETCSLMVVKRSGVTEPFSRTKVINGVRKACQGRPVTEDALAQLGQRVEEAVRATGSAELTTHDVGLAILGPLQELDLVAYLRFASVYRAFDSLEDFEAAIGELRDQREKRLDDEPQGAGGEHGAKDCGPGGTVEVPVPATAAD; the protein is encoded by the coding sequence ATGCACTGCCCCTTCTGCAGGCACCCCGACAGTCGCGTAGTCGACAGTCGCACCACCGACGACGGCACGTCGATCCGCAGGCGCCGTCAGTGTCCCGACTGCTCCCGCCGTTTCACGACGGTGGAGACGTGTTCGCTGATGGTGGTCAAGCGCAGTGGCGTGACCGAGCCTTTCAGCCGTACGAAGGTGATCAACGGCGTACGCAAGGCGTGCCAGGGGCGGCCGGTGACCGAGGACGCTCTCGCCCAGCTCGGCCAGCGGGTCGAAGAGGCGGTGCGGGCCACCGGAAGCGCGGAACTGACCACGCACGACGTGGGTCTGGCCATACTCGGTCCGCTGCAGGAGCTGGACCTCGTGGCCTACCTGCGCTTCGCGTCCGTGTATCGGGCGTTCGACTCACTTGAGGACTTCGAGGCTGCCATCGGGGAGCTGAGGGACCAGCGGGAAAAGCGGCTCGACGATGAGCCGCAGGGCGCCGGCGGCGAGCACGGCGCGAAAGACTGCGGGCCCGGAGGGACTGTCGAAGTCCCGGTGCCT
- a CDS encoding IucA/IucC family protein, translating to MNATPASEGPPHPHVPGACGKQSSLVAEPGTVPRQKGGGRAEQLRGATADLLEHPDPHTAAQVAAIENLLRCWVRENDFPAPEHGALRIPLDASGTALLVPVYYWSATGWHRFGLPYLEDGPQTAPPADAVTVAALLGRETGRPSQAADPGGRGESQGDGQGERQPGEGAEGQGEADAQREPGRTDASSDASAEASSDAGSDGERVEGGDLVGRVADSVRRTATFIADRRNNPGDEPDLFLAAEQSLLLGHPLHPTPKSREGLSDTESRLYSPELRGAFALHWLAVDPSVLAADSAWTERGRTLPAQQLTARLAGQDLPLPEASAALPLHPWQMRELRHRPATAALLEAGLLQDLGPHGAPWYPTSSVRTLYRSGAPAMLKLSLGLRITNSRRENLRKELHRGVEVHRLLRSGLAEQWQAAHPGFDVIRDPAWLAVTGPDGAPVTGLDVMIRHNPFGPGDDVTCIAGLVSPRPSPHSTGHDRAPMRSRLGEIVTRLAGRTGRPRGAVATEWFLRYLENVVRPVLWLDSEAGVALEAHQQNTLLLIDSDGWPVGGRYRDNQGYYFRESRRTELERRLPGIGEHSDTFVSDEVADERFAYYLGINNVLGLIGALGAQRLADEQLLLAGFRRFLGDVVSGPAPLRSPLPALLLDSPVLRCKANLLTRLRGLDELVGPVDTQSVYVSIANPLHS from the coding sequence TTGAACGCCACCCCCGCATCCGAAGGCCCACCCCACCCCCACGTCCCAGGCGCGTGTGGCAAGCAATCCTCGCTGGTGGCGGAGCCCGGTACGGTCCCCCGGCAGAAGGGAGGCGGCCGGGCCGAGCAGCTGCGCGGCGCGACCGCCGACCTTCTGGAGCACCCCGATCCGCACACCGCCGCCCAGGTGGCGGCCATCGAGAACCTCCTGCGCTGCTGGGTGCGCGAGAACGACTTCCCCGCCCCCGAGCACGGCGCCCTGCGCATCCCGCTCGACGCCAGCGGCACGGCTCTCCTCGTCCCCGTGTACTACTGGTCGGCCACCGGCTGGCACCGCTTCGGCCTCCCCTACCTGGAGGACGGCCCTCAGACCGCACCCCCGGCCGACGCCGTCACCGTCGCCGCCCTCCTCGGCCGAGAAACGGGCCGACCGAGCCAAGCCGCCGATCCGGGCGGCCGGGGGGAGAGCCAGGGGGATGGCCAAGGGGAGAGGCAGCCAGGGGAGGGGGCAGAAGGGCAGGGAGAAGCCGACGCTCAACGCGAGCCCGGCCGCACCGACGCCAGTAGCGACGCCAGTGCCGAGGCCAGTAGCGACGCCGGCAGCGACGGCGAGCGGGTCGAGGGAGGGGACCTCGTCGGCCGCGTCGCCGACTCGGTGCGGCGCACCGCCACCTTCATCGCCGACCGCAGGAACAACCCCGGCGACGAGCCCGACCTCTTCCTCGCCGCCGAACAATCCCTGCTCCTCGGCCACCCCCTGCACCCCACCCCGAAGAGCCGCGAGGGACTCTCCGACACCGAATCCCGCCTCTACTCCCCGGAGTTGCGCGGCGCCTTCGCGCTGCACTGGCTCGCCGTCGACCCCTCCGTGCTCGCCGCGGACTCGGCCTGGACCGAGCGGGGCCGCACCCTCCCGGCCCAGCAGCTCACCGCCCGCCTTGCAGGCCAGGACCTGCCGCTGCCGGAAGCCAGCGCCGCGCTGCCCCTGCACCCCTGGCAGATGCGTGAGCTCAGGCACCGCCCCGCGACCGCCGCGCTCCTGGAAGCCGGACTCCTCCAGGACCTCGGCCCCCACGGAGCACCGTGGTACCCGACCTCCTCCGTGCGCACCCTCTACCGCTCCGGCGCCCCAGCCATGCTGAAGCTCTCCCTCGGCCTGCGCATCACCAACTCCCGTCGTGAGAACCTCCGCAAGGAACTCCACCGCGGCGTCGAGGTCCACCGGCTGCTGCGCAGCGGTCTCGCCGAGCAGTGGCAGGCAGCTCACCCGGGCTTCGACGTGATCCGCGATCCGGCCTGGCTCGCCGTGACCGGCCCCGACGGCGCGCCCGTCACCGGACTCGACGTGATGATCCGGCACAACCCCTTCGGCCCCGGCGACGACGTCACCTGCATCGCCGGACTCGTCTCGCCCAGGCCGTCACCGCACTCCACCGGGCATGACCGCGCCCCGATGCGCTCCCGGCTCGGCGAGATCGTCACCCGCCTGGCCGGACGGACGGGCCGTCCCCGGGGAGCCGTCGCCACGGAGTGGTTCCTGCGCTACTTGGAGAACGTCGTACGCCCCGTGCTCTGGCTGGACAGCGAGGCAGGTGTCGCCCTGGAGGCCCATCAGCAGAACACCCTCCTGCTGATCGACTCCGACGGCTGGCCGGTGGGCGGCCGCTACCGCGACAACCAGGGCTACTACTTCCGGGAGTCCCGTCGCACCGAACTCGAGCGACGGCTCCCCGGAATCGGCGAGCACAGCGACACGTTCGTGTCCGACGAGGTGGCAGACGAGCGGTTCGCCTACTACCTCGGCATCAACAACGTCCTCGGCCTCATCGGAGCGCTCGGCGCCCAACGCCTGGCCGACGAGCAGCTGTTGCTCGCGGGGTTCCGCCGCTTCCTCGGCGACGTCGTCTCCGGCCCCGCTCCGCTGCGTTCGCCGCTCCCCGCCCTGCTTCTCGACTCACCGGTGCTGCGCTGCAAGGCCAACCTGCTGACCCGCCTTCGTGGACTCGACGAGCTCGTGGGCCCGGTCGACACCCAGTCCGTCTACGTCTCCATCGCCAACCCCCTTCATTCCTGA